The region ATCGTGACGCCGGCGGCTTCCCACGCCTTGATCTGCTCCTGCACGTAGGCCAGGTCGCCGACGATCGCCGAATCGTCGACCAGCTCGTCGGGAATCACTGTGGCCGCCTCGTCCTTGCGGCCGCTGCGGAACAACTTGGTGACGTCGTCCACCACCTCGGCGTAGCCCATGCGCCGGTAGACGTCGGCGTGGAAGTTGGTGTCCTCGGCGCCCATTCCGCCCATGTAGAGCGCGAGGTGCGGCTTCATCAGCTCCATGATCGCCGGCCGGTCGTCGGTCACCACGACCTGCGCCGTGGCACAGATCTCGAACGTCTCCCTGGTGCGCCGCGCGCCGGCGCGCGCAAAGCCCTCGTCGAGCCACTCGTTGTACATGCCCGCGATCCGCGGCGAGTAGAAGATCGGCAGCCAGCCATCGCAGATCTCGGCGGCCAGCGCGACGTTCTTCGGGCCCTCGGCGCCCAGCATCACCGGGATGTCGGCGCGCAGCGGATGCGTGATCGGCTTGAGGTTCTTGCCCAGGCCGGTGGTCCCTTCGCCGGTCAGCGGCAGCGGATAGTGCGGGCCGTCGCTGTGCACCGGCGCCTCGCGCGCCCAGACCTGACGCAGGATGTCGACGTACTCGCGAGTACGGGCCAGCGGCTTGGGGAACTTCGCGCCGTACCAGCCCTCGACGACCTGCGGACCCGAGACACCGAGGCCCAGGATGTGCCGGCCGCCGGACAGGTGGTCCAACGTCAGCGCCGCCATCGCGCACGCGGTCGGAGTCCGCGCGGAGAGCTGGATGACCGACGTGCCCAGCCGCATCCGCGTCGTCTCGCGGCCCCACCACGCCAGTGGGGTGTAGGCGTC is a window of Mycolicibacterium chubuense NBB4 DNA encoding:
- a CDS encoding LLM class F420-dependent oxidoreductase, giving the protein MKLGLQLGYWGAQPPTNHAELVATAEEVGFDTVFTAEAWGSDAYTPLAWWGRETTRMRLGTSVIQLSARTPTACAMAALTLDHLSGGRHILGLGVSGPQVVEGWYGAKFPKPLARTREYVDILRQVWAREAPVHSDGPHYPLPLTGEGTTGLGKNLKPITHPLRADIPVMLGAEGPKNVALAAEICDGWLPIFYSPRIAGMYNEWLDEGFARAGARRTRETFEICATAQVVVTDDRPAIMELMKPHLALYMGGMGAEDTNFHADVYRRMGYAEVVDDVTKLFRSGRKDEAATVIPDELVDDSAIVGDLAYVQEQIKAWEAAGVTMMVVGARSPEQIRDLAGLV